The following coding sequences are from one Oncorhynchus clarkii lewisi isolate Uvic-CL-2024 chromosome 20, UVic_Ocla_1.0, whole genome shotgun sequence window:
- the LOC139375614 gene encoding NME/NM23 nucleoside diphosphate kinase 2a has translation MSNEERTFIAIKPDGVQRRLVGEIIKRFELKGFKMVGMKFVQAPESLLREHYADLEDRPFFPGLVSYMTSGPVVAMVWEGFNVVKTGRVMLGETNPADSKPGTIRGDYCIQVGRNIIHGSDSIESANTEINLWFKPEELCSYTSCSTSWLY, from the exons ATGTCGAACGAGGAGCGGACTTTCATTGCCATCAAGCCAGATGGAGTTCAGAGGAGGCTTGTTGGCGAAATCATCAAGCGATTTGAGCTAAAGGGCTTCAAAATGGTGGGGATGAAATTTGTCCAG GCCCCGGAGTCTCTGCTGAGGGAGCACTACGCTGACCTGGAGGACAGACCCTTCTTCCCAGGCCTCGTCAGCTACATGACCTCAGGACCAGTGGTTGCCATG GTGTGGGAAGGGTTCAACGTGGTGAAGACGGGCAGAGTGATGCTGGGAGAGACCAACCCTGCAGACTCCAAACCCGGCACCATCCGAGGGGACTACTGCATCCAAGTGGGCAG GAACATCATCCATGGCAGTGACTCAATAGAGAGTGCCAACACAGAGATCAACCTGTGGTTCAAACCTGAGGAGCTTTGCAGCTACACTAGCTGCTCTACCAGCTGGCtctactga
- the LOC139376629 gene encoding MBT domain-containing protein 1-like isoform X1, translating to MENTRNLAERNPRSERKRQDSFGMFDGYDSCSEESTSSSSSEDSEDEVPSIPASLPIIKNNGQVYTYPDGKAGMATCEMCGMVGVRDAFYSKTKRFCSVSCSRSYSSNSKKASIMARLQGKPPTKKAKVLQKQPLMAKLAAYAQYQASQQQQNLAKSKAVVPVECFDWGRYICSNNLVGAPVSCFKHVPMGMCWGDLAEGVRVEVLNSDTNLSTKVYWIAGIVKLAGFKALLRYEGFDNDTIRDFWCNLCVPEIHPVGWCASSGKPLVPPKSIQNKYSNWKAFLVKRLTGAKTLPPDFAAKVHENMQFPFKKLMRVEVVDKTHLCRTRVALVEQVIGGRLRLVYEESSDDFWCHMYSPLIHAIGWSRSIGHRFKRSDVSKKIDGQMDAPAPLFAKVKDVDQNGEWFKDGMKLEAIDPLNLSAICVATVRKVLADGYLMIAIDGSEAADGSDWFCYHSTSPSIFPAGFCGINNIELTPPRGYTKLPFKWFDYLRETSSIAAPVKLFNKDVPNHGFRQGMKLEAVDLMDPRLVCVATVTRIVHRLLRIHFDGWEDEYDQWVDCQSPDLYPVGWCQLTGYQLQPPAAQMAREIPPALPKQKKKAQQYKGQKKKRKIPVGRRPFSQAGRRRSLSGEEEEQSPPPYSSQGPTMVPRPRTHHHHHHHTHKPESLLRLKEEPAEVDEFTFSQGISDQESNGSGSYYIKQEP from the exons ATGGAGAACACAAGGAATTTG GCTGAGCGCAACCCGCGTTCGGAGCGTAAGCGTCAGGACTCGTTCGGTATGTTTGACGGGTACGACAGCTGCAGTGAGGAGAGCACCAGTAGCTCCAGCTCAGAGGACAGTGAGGACGAGGTGCCCTCCATCCCTGCCAGCCTGCCCATCATCAAGAACAATGGACAGGTTTACACCTATCCCGACGGCAAGGCTGGCATGG CCACCTGTGAGATGTGTGGGATGGTTGGAGTGCGAGACGCCTTCTACTCCAAAACTAAACGCTTCTGCAGCGTCTCCTGCTCTAGAAGTTATTCCTCCAACTCTAAAAAGGCCAGTATAATGGCTAGACTCCAG GGTAAACCACCTACGAAAAAGGCCAAGGTGTTACAGAAACAGCCTCTCATGGCGAAGTTGGCAGCTTATGCCCAGTACCAAGcaagtcaacaacaacaaaacctgGCTAAATCAAAAGCAG TAGTTCCTGTTGAATGCTTTGACTGGGGAAGATACATCTGTAGCAATAACCTGGTTGGAGCACCAGTCAGCTGCTTCAAGCAC GTCCCTATGGGTATGTGCTGGGGAGACCTAGCTGAAGGAGTGAGGGTGGAGGTGCTCAACTCCGATACTAACCTCTCTACTAAAGTCTACTGGATAGCAGGGATCGTCAAACTTGCAG GGTTCAAGGCTCTGCTGCGGTACGAGGGTTTTGACAACGACACCATCAGGGACTTCTGGTGTAACCTCTGCGTTCCAGAGATCCACCCCGTGGGTTGGTGCGCCTCCAGTGGGAAACCCCTCGTACCTCCCAAAT CGATACAGAATAAGTACTCTAACTGGAAAGCTTTTCTTGTGAAGCGACTCACTGGAGCCAAGACACTGCCACCGGACTTTGCTGCTAAG GTCCATGAGAACATGCAGTTCCCTTTTAAGAAGCTGATGCGAGTGGAGGTGGTGGATAAGACGCACCTGTGCCGGACTCGGGTGGCTCTGGTGGAGCAGGTGATCGGGGGAAGGCTGAGGCTTGTCTACGAGGAGAGCTCCGACGACTTCTGGTGTCACATGTACTCTCCGCTCATACACGCCATCGGATGGTCCCGGAGCATCGGACACCGCTTCAAACGATCCG ATGTGTCAAAGAAAATCGATGGTCAGATGGACGCCCCCGCCCCGCTGTTTGCCAAG GTGAAGGATGTGGACCAGAATGGTGAATGGTTCAAGGACGGGATGAAACTAGAGGCCATTGACCCTCTAAACCTCTCAGCTATATGTGTAGCCACTGTAAGAAAG GTGTTGGCAGACGGGTACCTCATGATCGCCATCGACGGGTCGGAGGCAGCTGATGGCTCAGACTGGTTTTGCTACCActccacttctccctccatcttccctgCTGGCTTCTGTGGAATCAACAACATTGAACTCACGCCCCCTAGAG GGTACACTAAACTGCCATTTAAATGGTTTGACTACCTCAGAGAAACGAGTTCAATAGCCGCTCCTGTGAAGCTCTTTAACAAG GATGTTCCAAACCACGGCTTCCGCCAGGGCATGAAGCTGGAGGCCGTGGACCTGATGGATCCCAGGCTGGTGTGTGTTGCCACTGTGACTCGGATCGTCCACCGCCTGTTGCGCATCCACTTTGATGGCTGGGAGGATGAGTACGACCAATGGGTGGACTGCcaatcacctgacctctaccccgTGGGCTGGTGTCAGCTGACCGGCTACCAGCTACAGCCCCCCGCCGCACAGA TGGCCAGAGAAATCCCACCTGCTCTACCTAAGCAGAAGAAGAAAGCCCAACAGTACAAAGGACAAAAGAAAA AGCGGAAGATTCCAGTTGGTCGACGGCCCttcagtcaggcaggcaggaggaGGAGCCTAtcaggggaggaggaagagcagagtCCGCCCCCTTACTCCAGCCAGGGCCCCACTATGGTCCCCCGGCCCcgcacccaccaccaccaccaccaccacacccacaAACCAG aGTCTCTGTTGCGTCTGAAGGAGGAGCCGGCTGAGGTGGATGAGTTCACCTTCTCCCAGGGCATCTCAGATCAGGAGAGCAACGGCTCAGGCAGCTACTACATCAAACAGGAGCCCTGA
- the LOC139376629 gene encoding MBT domain-containing protein 1-like isoform X2, with product MENTRNLAERNPRSERKRQDSFGMFDGYDSCSEESTSSSSSEDSEDEVPSIPASLPIIKNNGQVYTYPDGKAGMATCEMCGMVGVRDAFYSKTKRFCSVSCSRSYSSNSKKASIMARLQGKPPTKKAKVLQKQPLMAKLAAYAQYQASQQQQNLAKSKAVVPVECFDWGRYICSNNLVGAPVSCFKHVPMGMCWGDLAEGVRVEVLNSDTNLSTKVYWIAGIVKLAGFKALLRYEGFDNDTIRDFWCNLCVPEIHPVGWCASSGKPLVPPKSIQNKYSNWKAFLVKRLTGAKTLPPDFAAKVHENMQFPFKKLMRVEVVDKTHLCRTRVALVEQVIGGRLRLVYEESSDDFWCHMYSPLIHAIGWSRSIGHRFKRSDVSKKIDGQMDAPAPLFAKVKDVDQNGEWFKDGMKLEAIDPLNLSAICVATVRKVLADGYLMIAIDGSEAADGSDWFCYHSTSPSIFPAGFCGINNIELTPPRGYTKLPFKWFDYLRETSSIAAPVKLFNKDVPNHGFRQGMKLEAVDLMDPRLVCVATVTRIVHRLLRIHFDGWEDEYDQWVDCQSPDLYPVGWCQLTGYQLQPPAAQMAREIPPALPKQKKKAQQYKGQKKKSLLRLKEEPAEVDEFTFSQGISDQESNGSGSYYIKQEP from the exons ATGGAGAACACAAGGAATTTG GCTGAGCGCAACCCGCGTTCGGAGCGTAAGCGTCAGGACTCGTTCGGTATGTTTGACGGGTACGACAGCTGCAGTGAGGAGAGCACCAGTAGCTCCAGCTCAGAGGACAGTGAGGACGAGGTGCCCTCCATCCCTGCCAGCCTGCCCATCATCAAGAACAATGGACAGGTTTACACCTATCCCGACGGCAAGGCTGGCATGG CCACCTGTGAGATGTGTGGGATGGTTGGAGTGCGAGACGCCTTCTACTCCAAAACTAAACGCTTCTGCAGCGTCTCCTGCTCTAGAAGTTATTCCTCCAACTCTAAAAAGGCCAGTATAATGGCTAGACTCCAG GGTAAACCACCTACGAAAAAGGCCAAGGTGTTACAGAAACAGCCTCTCATGGCGAAGTTGGCAGCTTATGCCCAGTACCAAGcaagtcaacaacaacaaaacctgGCTAAATCAAAAGCAG TAGTTCCTGTTGAATGCTTTGACTGGGGAAGATACATCTGTAGCAATAACCTGGTTGGAGCACCAGTCAGCTGCTTCAAGCAC GTCCCTATGGGTATGTGCTGGGGAGACCTAGCTGAAGGAGTGAGGGTGGAGGTGCTCAACTCCGATACTAACCTCTCTACTAAAGTCTACTGGATAGCAGGGATCGTCAAACTTGCAG GGTTCAAGGCTCTGCTGCGGTACGAGGGTTTTGACAACGACACCATCAGGGACTTCTGGTGTAACCTCTGCGTTCCAGAGATCCACCCCGTGGGTTGGTGCGCCTCCAGTGGGAAACCCCTCGTACCTCCCAAAT CGATACAGAATAAGTACTCTAACTGGAAAGCTTTTCTTGTGAAGCGACTCACTGGAGCCAAGACACTGCCACCGGACTTTGCTGCTAAG GTCCATGAGAACATGCAGTTCCCTTTTAAGAAGCTGATGCGAGTGGAGGTGGTGGATAAGACGCACCTGTGCCGGACTCGGGTGGCTCTGGTGGAGCAGGTGATCGGGGGAAGGCTGAGGCTTGTCTACGAGGAGAGCTCCGACGACTTCTGGTGTCACATGTACTCTCCGCTCATACACGCCATCGGATGGTCCCGGAGCATCGGACACCGCTTCAAACGATCCG ATGTGTCAAAGAAAATCGATGGTCAGATGGACGCCCCCGCCCCGCTGTTTGCCAAG GTGAAGGATGTGGACCAGAATGGTGAATGGTTCAAGGACGGGATGAAACTAGAGGCCATTGACCCTCTAAACCTCTCAGCTATATGTGTAGCCACTGTAAGAAAG GTGTTGGCAGACGGGTACCTCATGATCGCCATCGACGGGTCGGAGGCAGCTGATGGCTCAGACTGGTTTTGCTACCActccacttctccctccatcttccctgCTGGCTTCTGTGGAATCAACAACATTGAACTCACGCCCCCTAGAG GGTACACTAAACTGCCATTTAAATGGTTTGACTACCTCAGAGAAACGAGTTCAATAGCCGCTCCTGTGAAGCTCTTTAACAAG GATGTTCCAAACCACGGCTTCCGCCAGGGCATGAAGCTGGAGGCCGTGGACCTGATGGATCCCAGGCTGGTGTGTGTTGCCACTGTGACTCGGATCGTCCACCGCCTGTTGCGCATCCACTTTGATGGCTGGGAGGATGAGTACGACCAATGGGTGGACTGCcaatcacctgacctctaccccgTGGGCTGGTGTCAGCTGACCGGCTACCAGCTACAGCCCCCCGCCGCACAGA TGGCCAGAGAAATCCCACCTGCTCTACCTAAGCAGAAGAAGAAAGCCCAACAGTACAAAGGACAAAAGAAAA aGTCTCTGTTGCGTCTGAAGGAGGAGCCGGCTGAGGTGGATGAGTTCACCTTCTCCCAGGGCATCTCAGATCAGGAGAGCAACGGCTCAGGCAGCTACTACATCAAACAGGAGCCCTGA